Proteins from a genomic interval of Yoonia sp. GPGPB17:
- the ctaD gene encoding cytochrome c oxidase subunit I, with amino-acid sequence MADAAIHGDAHEDERGFFTRWFMSTNHKDIGILYLFTAGILGFVSVAFTVYMRLELMEPGVQYMCLEGARLTAAAAGDCTPNGHLWNVLITYHGILMMFFVVIPALFGGFGNYFMPLQIGAPDMAFPRLNNLSYWMFVAGASLGVASMLAPGGNGQAGSGVGWVMYAPLSTSEGGMSMDLAIFAVHLSGASSILGAINIITTFLNMRAPGMTLHKVPLFAWSIFVTAWLILLALPVLAGAITMLLTDRNFGTTFFQPEGGGDPILYQHILWFFGHPEVYIIIIPGFGIISHVIATFSRKPIFGYLPMVYAMVAIGVLGSVVWAHHMYTVGMSLTQQSYFMLATMVIAVPTGVKIFSWIATMWGGSVEFKTPMLWAFGFLFLFTVGGVTGIVLSQAGVDRVYHDTYYVVAHFHYVMSLGAVFAIFAGIYFYLPKMAGRMYPEWAGKLHFWAMFIGANLTFFPQHFLGRQGMPRRYIDYPEAFAFWNYVSSWGAFLSFASFLFFIGVLVWTLMRGKVVTENNPWNEYADTLEWTLPSPPPEHTFETLPKQSDWDKGHAH; translated from the coding sequence ATGGCAGACGCAGCCATCCACGGCGACGCACACGAAGACGAGCGTGGTTTCTTTACACGCTGGTTTATGTCCACAAACCACAAAGATATCGGCATTTTGTACCTGTTCACAGCTGGTATCCTTGGCTTTGTCTCTGTTGCCTTCACCGTCTACATGCGCTTGGAGTTGATGGAACCGGGTGTACAGTACATGTGCCTTGAGGGTGCACGACTAACGGCGGCGGCGGCAGGTGATTGTACCCCAAATGGCCACCTTTGGAACGTTTTGATCACCTACCACGGTATCTTGATGATGTTCTTCGTGGTTATTCCGGCCCTCTTCGGTGGCTTTGGCAACTACTTCATGCCGCTACAGATCGGCGCGCCGGACATGGCTTTCCCGCGCCTGAACAACCTGTCTTACTGGATGTTTGTGGCTGGTGCATCGCTTGGTGTGGCGTCGATGCTGGCACCGGGCGGTAACGGGCAAGCAGGCTCGGGCGTTGGCTGGGTCATGTATGCGCCGCTATCGACGTCTGAGGGCGGCATGTCGATGGACCTTGCGATCTTTGCGGTCCACCTCTCGGGCGCATCTTCGATCCTTGGCGCGATCAACATAATCACCACCTTCCTGAACATGCGCGCACCGGGCATGACACTGCACAAGGTGCCGCTCTTTGCGTGGTCGATCTTTGTAACTGCATGGCTGATCCTTCTCGCCCTGCCGGTTCTGGCTGGCGCGATCACAATGCTTCTGACGGACCGGAACTTTGGCACAACCTTCTTTCAGCCGGAAGGCGGTGGTGACCCGATCCTGTATCAGCACATCCTGTGGTTCTTTGGGCACCCGGAAGTGTACATCATCATTATTCCAGGCTTTGGTATCATCAGCCACGTCATCGCAACATTCAGCCGCAAGCCGATCTTTGGCTACCTGCCAATGGTATACGCGATGGTTGCGATTGGTGTTCTGGGATCTGTCGTCTGGGCGCACCACATGTACACGGTGGGTATGTCGCTGACGCAGCAGTCCTACTTCATGCTGGCGACGATGGTCATTGCGGTACCGACAGGTGTAAAAATCTTCAGCTGGATCGCGACAATGTGGGGCGGTTCGGTTGAGTTCAAGACACCGATGCTCTGGGCCTTTGGCTTCCTCTTCCTCTTCACCGTGGGTGGTGTAACTGGGATTGTTCTGTCACAGGCTGGTGTGGACCGTGTCTATCATGACACATACTACGTCGTAGCACACTTCCACTATGTGATGAGCTTGGGTGCCGTCTTTGCGATCTTTGCGGGGATTTACTTCTATCTGCCAAAGATGGCCGGGCGCATGTATCCTGAATGGGCGGGCAAGCTACACTTCTGGGCGATGTTCATCGGCGCCAACCTGACCTTCTTCCCCCAGCACTTCTTGGGTCGTCAGGGCATGCCACGCCGCTACATCGACTACCCAGAGGCCTTTGCCTTCTGGAACTATGTCTCAAGCTGGGGTGCATTCTTGTCGTTCGCATCGTTCCTGTTCTTCATCGGTGTTCTGGTTTGGACCCTGATGCGCGGCAAGGTCGTGACCGAGAACAACCCCTGGAATGAGTATGCAGATACGTTGGAGTGGACACTGCCGTCCCCACCACCTGAGCACACATTCGAGACGCTGCCAAAGCAGTCTGATTGGGACAAAGGGCATGCGCATTAG
- a CDS encoding carboxylate-amine ligase — protein sequence MGQDTPPFTIGIEEEYLLVDQETLALAHAPDSLIEACTKDLAGKVSPEFLQCQIEIGTGVCQTIGEAREDLVHLRRTVARHAADYGLAPIAASCHPFADWKDQHHTDKERYNKLRRDLAGVARRMLICGMHVHVGIPDKEMRINLVNQLKYFLPHLHALSASSPYWQGDDTGMSSYRLTVFDNLPRTGLPPYMKDWAQFASTVDTLIDLELIEDASKIWWDLRPSSKFPTIESRICDVAPRMDVTLTLAALTQCLTRMLWRKSTSGEGWHVVQNFMVGENRWRAQRYGVSEGLIDFGRKSLIPFSQAVDEIIALVAEDAETLDCVAEVIAARDIVAKGTSSDQQRKVYTASMNAGASRKEALQAVVASLVADFGADL from the coding sequence ATGGGACAAGACACACCACCGTTCACGATTGGGATCGAAGAAGAGTATTTACTGGTTGATCAGGAAACACTCGCCCTTGCCCATGCGCCCGACAGCCTGATCGAGGCATGTACGAAAGATCTGGCCGGAAAGGTCAGTCCGGAATTTTTACAATGCCAGATCGAGATCGGGACGGGCGTGTGTCAGACCATCGGTGAGGCCCGCGAAGATCTGGTCCATTTGCGCCGGACAGTGGCCCGCCATGCTGCTGACTATGGTTTGGCCCCGATTGCGGCCTCTTGTCATCCCTTTGCCGATTGGAAGGATCAACACCACACTGACAAAGAACGCTACAACAAACTGCGCCGCGATCTGGCAGGGGTCGCGCGGCGTATGTTGATCTGCGGTATGCACGTTCATGTCGGCATCCCTGACAAAGAGATGAGGATCAATTTAGTAAACCAACTCAAATACTTTCTGCCCCATCTTCATGCGCTTTCCGCGTCATCGCCCTATTGGCAGGGTGACGATACCGGCATGAGTTCCTATCGTCTCACGGTCTTCGACAATCTGCCGCGCACTGGCCTGCCGCCCTATATGAAAGACTGGGCGCAGTTTGCGTCCACCGTCGACACGCTAATTGACTTGGAACTGATTGAGGACGCCTCAAAGATCTGGTGGGATTTGCGACCGTCTTCCAAGTTCCCGACTATTGAATCGCGGATTTGCGACGTAGCCCCGCGGATGGACGTGACCTTGACACTGGCGGCCCTGACCCAATGCCTCACCCGGATGCTTTGGCGCAAGTCGACATCGGGGGAAGGCTGGCATGTGGTGCAAAACTTCATGGTGGGCGAAAACCGGTGGCGAGCACAACGTTACGGCGTGTCGGAGGGATTGATCGACTTTGGGCGCAAATCCCTGATCCCATTTTCACAGGCGGTTGATGAGATCATTGCTTTGGTAGCGGAGGATGCCGAAACCCTTGATTGCGTGGCCGAGGTGATCGCCGCCCGGGACATTGTGGCAAAGGGAACAAGCTCTGACCAACAACGTAAGGTCTATACGGCGTCTATGAATGCCGGAGCGAGCAGGAAAGAAGCGCTGCAAGCGGTCGTCGCGTCATTGGTGGCAGATTTCGGGGCGGATTTGTAG
- the lipB gene encoding lipoyl(octanoyl) transferase LipB has protein sequence MVEWITTNGLTDYDAALTFMENRVAGIICGTAEECIWLLEHPPLYTAGTSAKPNDLVDPDRFPVYTARRGGEYTYHGPGQRVVYVMLDVGKRGRDVRQFVKDLETWVIATLDSFNVKGEIREGRVGVWVERPDKPLNADGSVAEDKIAALGIRLRKWVSFHGLSINVEPDLSHFEGIVPCGIREHGVTSLVDLGLPVTIDDLDVALKASFDVTM, from the coding sequence ATGGTGGAGTGGATCACAACAAACGGGCTGACCGACTATGATGCGGCACTGACGTTCATGGAGAACCGCGTTGCCGGCATCATTTGTGGGACGGCGGAGGAATGCATCTGGCTGCTTGAGCATCCACCCCTCTATACCGCTGGTACATCTGCCAAGCCGAACGATTTGGTCGATCCTGACCGGTTCCCGGTCTATACGGCCCGCCGCGGAGGCGAGTACACCTATCACGGGCCGGGGCAGCGGGTGGTTTATGTTATGCTAGACGTTGGCAAGCGCGGACGTGACGTGCGCCAATTTGTCAAAGACCTTGAAACCTGGGTGATTGCGACGCTCGACAGTTTTAACGTGAAGGGCGAAATTCGGGAGGGCCGTGTGGGTGTCTGGGTGGAACGGCCCGATAAACCGCTGAATGCCGACGGTTCGGTGGCCGAAGACAAGATCGCGGCGCTTGGCATTCGGTTGCGCAAATGGGTGTCGTTTCATGGGCTGTCCATCAATGTTGAGCCCGACCTGAGCCATTTCGAGGGCATCGTGCCTTGCGGGATCCGCGAGCATGGGGTGACATCTTTGGTAGATTTAGGATTGCCCGTGACGATTGATGATCTGGATGTGGCACTGAAAGCGTCATTTGACGTCACAATGTAG